In Erpetoichthys calabaricus chromosome 2, fErpCal1.3, whole genome shotgun sequence, a genomic segment contains:
- the ndufs3 gene encoding NADH dehydrogenase [ubiquinone] iron-sulfur protein 3, mitochondrial codes for MASCLLRFARQGLSRTGHVSRCSKVLFQSRYECTAAAETRTTVRPRDDVAHKQLSAFGEYIAEILPKYVQQVQVSCFNELEVMIHPDGIIPVLTFLCDHTNAQFKNLTDLTAVDIPFRQNRFEIVYNLLSLRYNSRIRVKTYTDELTPVDSSVSVFQASNWYEREVWDMYGVFFANHPDLRRILTDYGFEGHPFRKDFPLSGYVEVRYDDEVKRVVAEPVELSQEFRKFDLNSPWEAFPAYRETKDTARLESGDKKPEAK; via the exons ATGGCGTCGTGCTTGTTAAGATTTGCTCGTCAGGGACTGAGTAGGACTGGCCATG TTTCTAGATGTTCTAAAGTACTGTTCCAGTCCCGATATGAGTGCACTGCAGCAGCAGAAACCAGGA CCACGGTCAGACCCAGGGATGATGTAGCCCACAAACAGTTGTCTGCTTTTGGAGAGTACATAGCAGAGATACTCCCAAAATATGTTCAGCAAGTGCAG GTGAGCTGTTTTAATGAGCTGGAAGTAATGATTCACCCTGATGGTATAATACCAGTTCTCACTTTTCTGTGTGACCACACAAATGCTCAGTTTAAAAACTTGACAGACCTAACTGCTGTTGACATCCCATTTCGCCAGAACAGGTTTGAG aTTGTGTACAACCTTCTTTCTTTGCGTTACAACTCAAGAATTCGTGTGAAGACTTATACTGATGAACTGACTCCAGTGGACTCTTCTGTGTCGGTCTTTCAGGCTTCTAACTGGTATGAAAGAGAG GTATGGGACATGTATGGAGTTTTCTTTGCCAATCATCCTGACCTGAGAAGGATCCTCACAGACTATGGTTTTGAAGGGCATCCTTTCAGAAAAGACTTCCCATTGTCTGGATATGTTGAA GTGCGCTACGATGATGAGGTAAAGCGAGTAGTAGCAGAACCAGTGGAACTATCACAGGAGTTCCGCAAGTTTGATCTGAACAGTCCTTGGGAGGCCTTTCCAGCATACAGAGAAACAAAAGACACAGCCAGGTTGGAATCTGGTGACAAAAAACCTGAAGCCAAGTAA